TTGTGAACCCTTTTTTAAAGGCAACCTTTGCCATTTCGTTACGCAGAAATTCAATTCTTTCCAACAGCATGTCTATTTTCCTCATTTCAATTAAATGGTTACCTCCCCGCACACTCATAGCTGATACCACTTTAGCACAGTACAATAGCTTTTGCCAAGTTTTGATAAAGGAACATGAAAAGTTTTTTACAATTTATGCAAAAGACTATAATATTATTGGGGAAAGTGATACCGTTATACTATTGAATAACTGGTTTAAACAAGGATAAACATTTATTATTTTATCAGTTGATAAGAATGCTATCATGATTTATCTTTAAGAATAATAGTATCCAAGTAATACAATGCATTTTATTTGAATGGATCATGTTAGGAAAGGATGTCAAAGTTGGTAAAGAAGGATAAACAGAAAAATGAATGGTTAGAGTGGGGAAAGGCAATTTTTATCGCAATATTATTAGCATTTTTTCTACGTACGTTTGTTTTCGCAACATCAATTGTTGAAGGTGAAAGCATGGTCCCTACATTACAGGATGGAGAACGCGTTATCTTTAACAAACTAATATACCTAGTTGATGAGCCAGAACGTGGAGATGTAGTAATTATTAAGCGCCCCGTTAAAAATTAC
This Virgibacillus phasianinus DNA region includes the following protein-coding sequences:
- a CDS encoding aspartyl-phosphate phosphatase Spo0E family protein — translated: MSVRGGNHLIEMRKIDMLLERIEFLRNEMAKVAFKKGFTSKESIIISQELDKLLNLYDSVLLNETKNSEHN